In Humulus lupulus chromosome 6, drHumLupu1.1, whole genome shotgun sequence, a single genomic region encodes these proteins:
- the LOC133782375 gene encoding uncharacterized protein LOC133782375, producing the protein MAEEGKPDAHLFQLLSSLLHQVESLTNQEEVELRSKIEALGLEVTKVPSKSTRHLDELEIAKELDKLSAKLDDVDEMISSAMTTDPQVHSLLSGTADVWMPVITATADERRNFTASIEIDSPGDAQLKGSDKL; encoded by the exons ATGGCGGAAGAAGGAAAACCAGATGCGCATTTGTTTCAGCTTCTCTCTAGTCTACTCCATCAG GTGGAATCATTGACCAACCAAGAGGAAGTTGAACTGCGTTCCAAAATCGAAGCACTTGGATTAGAGGTTACCAAGGTTCCCTCAAAGTCAACACGGCATCTTGATGAG ctagaaatagccaaggagttgGATAAATTGTCAGCCAAGTTAGATGATGTAGATGAGATGATATCTTCAGCAATGACTACAGATCCTCAAGTGCATTCCCTCTTGAGTGGCACAGCAGATGTATGGATGCCGGTTATCACAGCGACTGCCGATGAACGGCGCAATTTCACTGCATCTATTGAAATTGACAGCCCAGGTGATGCCCAATTGAAAGGTTCTGACAAATTGTAG
- the LOC133782377 gene encoding uncharacterized protein LOC133782377, which translates to MAALQVAVHGCAARPRSTPLPMAPAVPGFHPPNGRAHSLPKLNPNSLSLSIRTKGALRSQMRQRRLVAYASTNPSGGDSIEKKSGEKASEAAKGPPFLTILAGILVFCSVCWVIGSILIWLISLIANFLPK; encoded by the exons ATGGCAGCCCTTCAAGTCGCAGTCCATGGCTGCGCTGCTCGGCCTCGGTCTACACCATTGCCAATGGCCCCAgcagttcctgggtttcatcccCCGAATGGAAGAGCTCACAGTCTTCCCAAACTTAATCCAAATTCACTCAGTCTCAGTATTAG AACCAAAGGTGCCTTAAGATCTCAAATGAGGCAAAGACGACTGGTTGCCTATGCATCAACTAATCCTTCGGGTGGAGATTCCATTGAAAAAAAATCGGGTGAAAAGGCAAGCGAGGCTGCCAAAGGTCCTCCATTCCTTACCATCTTGGCTGGAATATTGGTCTTTTGTAGTGTATGTTGGGTTATTGGATCAATTTTAATATGGTTAATTAGTCTTATTGCCAATTTCCTTCCAAAGTAG